In a single window of the Arthrobacter zhangbolii genome:
- the tsaD gene encoding tRNA (adenosine(37)-N6)-threonylcarbamoyltransferase complex transferase subunit TsaD, whose amino-acid sequence MNRTDPLVLGIESSCDETGVGIVRGTQLLTNTVSSSMEEHVRFGGVIPEIASRAHLDAVVPALQAALADAGVSLADLDAIAVTSGPGLSGALMVGVSAAKALALATGKPLYAINHLVAHVGVGVLDGGALPDNLGALLVSGGHTEILRVASLTSDVELLGSTIDDAAGEAYDKVARILGLGYPGGPAIDRLAREGNPKAIRFPRGLTQPKYMGTAEAPGPHRYDWSFSGLKTAVARCVEQYEAAGQELPVADIAASFQEAVVDVITAKAVLACTEHGITNLLLGGGVAANSRLRELTGERCAAAGITLRVPPISLCTDNGAMVAALGAQVVMAGGEPSGIGFGTDPSLPVTSIHLAPAGA is encoded by the coding sequence ATGAACCGCACCGACCCGCTGGTGCTTGGCATCGAATCCTCCTGCGATGAGACCGGCGTCGGCATTGTCCGGGGCACGCAGCTGCTGACCAACACGGTGTCCTCCTCCATGGAGGAACATGTGCGGTTTGGCGGGGTGATCCCGGAAATCGCCTCCCGCGCCCATCTTGATGCCGTGGTGCCGGCCCTGCAGGCGGCCCTGGCCGATGCGGGCGTCAGCCTCGCGGACCTGGACGCCATCGCCGTCACCTCCGGGCCCGGGCTCTCCGGCGCGTTGATGGTGGGCGTCAGCGCCGCAAAGGCACTGGCCCTGGCCACCGGCAAGCCGCTGTACGCGATCAACCATTTGGTGGCGCACGTGGGAGTGGGCGTGCTCGACGGCGGCGCGCTGCCGGATAACCTCGGTGCGCTGCTGGTCTCCGGCGGACACACGGAAATCCTGCGCGTTGCCTCCCTCACCAGTGATGTTGAACTGCTTGGCTCCACCATTGACGACGCCGCGGGCGAGGCCTATGACAAGGTGGCACGCATCCTGGGGCTGGGCTACCCGGGCGGGCCGGCCATTGACCGGCTGGCCCGTGAAGGGAACCCGAAAGCCATCCGCTTCCCGCGCGGCCTGACCCAGCCCAAGTACATGGGCACCGCCGAGGCCCCGGGCCCGCACCGCTACGACTGGTCCTTCTCCGGCCTCAAGACGGCCGTGGCCCGCTGCGTGGAGCAGTACGAGGCCGCCGGGCAGGAGCTGCCGGTGGCGGACATCGCCGCGTCCTTCCAGGAGGCAGTAGTGGACGTCATCACCGCCAAGGCCGTCCTGGCCTGCACCGAGCACGGCATCACCAATCTGCTGCTCGGCGGGGGAGTGGCGGCGAATTCCCGGCTGCGGGAGCTGACCGGGGAACGCTGCGCCGCCGCAGGAATCACGCTGCGCGTCCCGCCCATCTCCCTGTGCACGGACAACGGCGCCATGGTGGCTGCCCTGGGCGCGCAGGTGGTAATGGCCGGCGGGGAACCCTCCGGCATCGGTTTCGGCACGGACCCGTCCCTGCCCGTGACCAGCATCCATCTGGCTCCCGCCGGCGCGTAG
- the tsaB gene encoding tRNA (adenosine(37)-N6)-threonylcarbamoyltransferase complex dimerization subunit type 1 TsaB gives MLILSIDTSAIASAALLTGEGEVIASFATEDTRSHAEVLAPGIAGLLAGAGVTGADLDAVVTGVGPGPFTGLRAGIATARTLAFAWDKPLHGVMSLDAIAVDAALDAWRLGIDEFAVATDARRKEVYWAAYRSTGGTPELLDGPHVSDPAQVPALPVYGAGAGLYPEVLHAVKDFANAQPTAEALGRTAAARLVRGLPLLPSTPLYLRESDAKVPGPRKRAL, from the coding sequence CCAGCGCGGCACTGCTCACCGGGGAGGGGGAAGTAATTGCGTCCTTCGCCACCGAAGACACCCGCTCCCACGCCGAGGTCCTCGCGCCGGGCATCGCCGGGCTGCTGGCCGGGGCAGGCGTGACCGGTGCGGACCTTGATGCCGTGGTGACCGGTGTCGGCCCCGGGCCGTTCACCGGCCTGCGCGCCGGCATCGCGACCGCCCGCACCTTGGCTTTCGCCTGGGACAAGCCGCTGCACGGGGTCATGAGCCTGGACGCCATAGCCGTGGATGCGGCCCTGGACGCCTGGCGGCTGGGGATTGACGAGTTTGCCGTCGCCACCGATGCCCGGCGCAAGGAGGTCTACTGGGCTGCCTACCGCAGCACCGGCGGGACACCCGAGCTTCTCGACGGTCCGCATGTCTCTGATCCGGCGCAGGTTCCGGCCCTGCCGGTCTACGGCGCCGGTGCGGGCCTTTACCCGGAGGTCCTGCACGCCGTAAAGGATTTCGCCAACGCCCAGCCCACCGCTGAGGCCCTCGGCCGCACCGCGGCCGCCCGCCTGGTGCGTGGCCTGCCGCTGTTGCCCAGCACCCCGCTGTACCTGCGCGAATCCGATGCCAAGGTCCCGGGCCCCCGGAAGCGTGCCCTGTGA
- a CDS encoding shikimate 5-dehydrogenase — MPILNKDMTLCISLAARPSNIGTRFHNYLYDQLGLNYVYKAFAPADLAQAIAGVRGLPIRGAAVSMPYKEDVIALVDRMDPSARAIDSVNTIVNDDGVLTAYNTDYLAIARLLRDHSVPASHSVLLRGSGGMAKAVAAALRDAGFSDVTVVARNEGTGRALADLYDFSWQAEPGTSTADLLINVTPLGMAGTDESVQSFTDDAVAAAKVVFDVVALPAETPLIAAARKAEKQVITGAEVIAIQAEEQFVLYTGVRPTPEQVRAASEFSRA; from the coding sequence ATGCCGATCCTGAACAAAGACATGACCCTGTGCATCTCGCTGGCCGCCCGGCCCAGCAACATCGGGACGCGCTTCCATAACTACCTTTATGACCAGCTGGGCCTGAACTACGTATACAAAGCGTTTGCGCCGGCTGACCTGGCGCAGGCGATTGCCGGGGTGCGCGGGCTGCCCATCCGCGGCGCGGCGGTGTCCATGCCGTACAAGGAGGATGTGATTGCCCTGGTGGACCGGATGGATCCCTCCGCCCGGGCCATCGATTCGGTGAACACCATCGTGAACGACGACGGCGTGCTGACGGCCTACAACACGGACTACCTGGCCATCGCCCGGCTGCTGCGGGACCACAGCGTGCCTGCCTCGCACTCGGTGCTGCTGCGCGGATCCGGCGGCATGGCCAAAGCGGTGGCCGCAGCGCTGCGGGATGCAGGCTTCTCCGACGTCACGGTGGTGGCCCGCAACGAGGGAACCGGGCGGGCCCTGGCGGATCTGTACGACTTCAGCTGGCAGGCCGAGCCGGGCACCTCCACGGCGGATCTGCTGATCAACGTGACCCCGCTGGGCATGGCGGGCACCGATGAGTCCGTGCAGTCCTTCACCGACGACGCCGTGGCTGCCGCCAAGGTGGTGTTCGACGTCGTCGCGCTGCCCGCTGAGACGCCGCTGATAGCCGCTGCCCGGAAGGCGGAAAAGCAGGTCATCACCGGCGCCGAAGTGATTGCCATCCAGGCGGAGGAACAGTTTGTGCTCTACACCGGGGTGCGGCCCACACCCGAGCAGGTCCGGGCGGCCAGCGAGTTCTCCCGCGCCTGA
- a CDS encoding class I SAM-dependent methyltransferase — MPDTSLAHVLSPEGWQLLNSLPPYLESESLKLNTDLRKAGHSPELVAAVLTQAKLRMKARAKFGPFAEHMVFTAPGLEQATRLNVAALHARRYQEAGLEKVADLGCGIGADSLALATLDRQVTAVELDEITAAAATINLMPWPEATVVQGRAEEFDLTGFDGVWLDPARRTTSTSGTTRIFDPEAFSPPLSFVESLADSGLPVGVKMGPGIPHEALPANCEAQWVSVDGDVTEATLWFNTLRRENVRRAALVIGSGGAAELTSPVDYDAGAQDVELGPAEGYLYEPDGAVIRAGLVADVARTLDGHLLDPHIAYICAPELRETPFARAYRILEVRPYNVKALRSWVKENHIGVLDIKKRGMSVTPEELRKALLTGTGKGGAKGQNKATLVLTRIGEDRVALVVEPVPES, encoded by the coding sequence ATGCCTGATACTTCCCTTGCACATGTTCTGAGCCCCGAGGGATGGCAGCTGCTGAACTCGCTTCCGCCGTACCTCGAATCCGAGTCCCTGAAGCTGAACACGGACCTGCGCAAGGCAGGGCACTCCCCCGAGCTGGTGGCTGCCGTCCTGACCCAGGCAAAGCTGCGGATGAAGGCGCGGGCCAAGTTCGGCCCGTTCGCCGAACACATGGTGTTTACCGCCCCCGGCCTGGAGCAGGCCACCCGGCTCAATGTGGCGGCCCTGCACGCCCGCCGGTACCAGGAGGCAGGGCTGGAGAAGGTGGCGGACCTGGGCTGCGGCATCGGCGCCGACTCCCTGGCGCTGGCCACCCTGGACCGACAGGTGACCGCCGTTGAACTAGATGAGATCACCGCAGCCGCGGCGACCATCAACCTGATGCCGTGGCCCGAAGCGACCGTGGTCCAGGGCAGGGCCGAGGAGTTCGACCTGACCGGGTTCGACGGCGTGTGGCTGGATCCGGCGCGGCGGACCACGTCCACCTCCGGTACCACCCGCATTTTCGATCCGGAGGCCTTCTCACCGCCGCTGTCCTTTGTGGAGTCACTGGCGGACTCCGGGCTGCCCGTGGGCGTGAAGATGGGGCCGGGCATCCCGCATGAGGCGCTGCCGGCGAACTGCGAGGCACAGTGGGTCTCCGTGGACGGAGACGTCACCGAGGCTACCCTCTGGTTCAACACGCTGCGCCGCGAAAACGTCCGGCGGGCGGCACTGGTGATCGGTTCCGGCGGCGCCGCTGAACTCACCTCACCGGTGGATTACGACGCCGGGGCCCAGGACGTGGAGCTGGGGCCGGCCGAGGGGTACCTCTATGAGCCTGACGGCGCCGTGATCCGGGCCGGGCTGGTGGCCGATGTTGCGCGCACCTTGGACGGGCACCTGCTGGATCCCCACATTGCCTACATCTGCGCCCCCGAACTGCGTGAGACGCCCTTTGCCCGGGCGTACCGGATCCTGGAGGTTCGCCCGTACAACGTCAAGGCGCTCAGGTCCTGGGTGAAGGAGAACCACATCGGCGTGCTGGACATCAAAAAGCGGGGTATGTCCGTTACGCCGGAGGAACTGCGCAAGGCCCTGCTCACCGGCACCGGCAAGGGCGGAGCCAAGGGGCAGAACAAGGCAACCCTGGTCCTCACCCGGATCGGCGAGGACCGCGTGGCACTGGTGGTTGAGCCGGTTCCGGAGTCCTGA
- the rimI gene encoding ribosomal protein S18-alanine N-acetyltransferase: protein MTTEDIPAVDALERRLFPVDAWPLQMFHDELAQTDTRSYYVAEDPAGTVIGYAGLMCVLPIADVQTIAVVPENEGSGIGSRLLAILVEEAKQRGAEDVLLEVRDDNPRAQRLYRWFGFEQIHIRPRYYRDGASALIMRLPLAAWTGAPGPAASEQQQKDSK from the coding sequence ATGACCACCGAGGACATCCCCGCGGTGGATGCTTTGGAGCGCAGGCTTTTTCCCGTCGACGCGTGGCCGCTGCAGATGTTCCACGATGAACTCGCCCAGACGGACACCCGCTCCTACTACGTGGCGGAAGATCCGGCGGGCACGGTAATCGGCTACGCCGGCCTCATGTGTGTCCTGCCCATCGCGGACGTCCAGACCATCGCGGTTGTGCCCGAAAATGAGGGATCCGGCATCGGTTCCCGGCTGCTGGCCATACTCGTGGAGGAGGCGAAACAGCGCGGCGCCGAAGACGTGCTGCTGGAGGTGCGGGATGACAATCCCCGTGCCCAGCGGCTGTACCGCTGGTTCGGCTTCGAACAGATCCACATCCGCCCGCGCTACTACCGCGACGGCGCTTCCGCACTCATCATGCGCCTGCCGCTGGCCGCCTGGACCGGGGCGCCCGGCCCCGCAGCATCCGAACAACAGCAAAAGGACAGCAAATGA
- a CDS encoding MalY/PatB family protein, producing the protein MTRISAEPLAALRSRTSYKWQTYPADVLPLFVAEMDYPLAEPVQQAVISRVLASDTGYVAGPGPVAEAFAGFASRTWNWAVAAEDVGCTTDVSVAIVESLRQVVPVDGSVVITPPVYPPFFELPVEADASVVEVPLLAADEGWALDLAGIERAFIRGADALLLCNPHNPLGLCHSAETLRALADLSVKYGVAVISDEIHAPLAYSPGSFTPYLSVSENARDYGITVTAASKAWNIAGTKCAVMVAQSSRTRLQLASMPEEVQARTSILGLHASVAAYNDGGPWLSGVMESLAANRELLGNLLAEHLPGVGYLRPAAGYLAWLDFGPAGWGDAPAALALDQARVALEPGVRFGRQGAGFARLNFACSPEVLTEAVRRLAAVTPPAR; encoded by the coding sequence ATGACGAGGATCTCCGCCGAGCCGCTGGCCGCACTGCGGTCCCGGACCAGCTACAAATGGCAGACCTATCCCGCGGACGTTTTGCCGCTGTTCGTCGCGGAGATGGATTATCCGCTGGCCGAGCCCGTGCAGCAGGCCGTGATCAGCCGGGTACTGGCGTCCGATACCGGGTACGTCGCCGGCCCCGGGCCGGTGGCCGAAGCCTTTGCCGGCTTCGCGTCCCGGACCTGGAATTGGGCCGTCGCCGCGGAGGACGTGGGGTGCACCACGGATGTGAGTGTGGCAATTGTGGAGTCCCTGCGCCAGGTAGTGCCCGTGGACGGCAGCGTGGTGATCACCCCTCCGGTGTATCCGCCGTTCTTCGAGCTGCCCGTGGAAGCGGACGCCTCCGTGGTGGAAGTGCCCCTGCTCGCGGCCGATGAGGGCTGGGCGCTGGACCTGGCGGGTATCGAACGGGCATTCATCCGGGGCGCGGATGCGCTGCTGCTGTGCAATCCGCACAATCCGCTGGGCCTTTGCCACTCCGCCGAAACGCTCCGGGCGCTCGCGGACCTGTCGGTGAAGTACGGTGTGGCGGTCATCAGCGATGAGATCCATGCCCCGCTGGCTTATTCCCCCGGCTCCTTCACTCCGTACCTCTCCGTCTCGGAGAATGCCCGCGACTATGGGATTACGGTCACCGCAGCCAGCAAGGCATGGAACATCGCCGGCACCAAGTGCGCGGTGATGGTGGCGCAGAGCAGCCGGACCAGACTGCAGCTGGCATCGATGCCGGAGGAGGTCCAGGCCCGGACCAGCATCCTGGGGCTGCACGCATCCGTGGCAGCCTACAACGACGGCGGTCCCTGGCTGTCCGGCGTGATGGAATCACTGGCCGCGAACCGGGAGCTGCTGGGGAATCTGCTGGCGGAACACCTGCCCGGAGTCGGGTACCTCCGGCCGGCCGCTGGCTACCTGGCCTGGCTGGACTTCGGCCCGGCGGGCTGGGGCGACGCCCCGGCAGCCCTTGCCCTGGACCAGGCACGGGTTGCCCTGGAACCGGGGGTTCGCTTCGGCCGGCAGGGAGCGGGTTTCGCCCGGCTCAATTTTGCCTGCTCACCCGAGGTCCTCACCGAGGCGGTGAGGCGGCTGGCTGCGGTGACGCCGCCCGCGCGATAA
- a CDS encoding iron ABC transporter ATP-binding protein, with translation MIQATGVTKKYAATTVVDGVSCTIKDGGITSIIGPNGAGKSTFLSMISRLLGMDAGTVSVDGLDVVSTPGRDLARKMAILRQDNQLTVRLTVRDLVGFGRYPHNGGRPGPDDKAHIDQAMAYLDLTALADKFVDELSGGQRQRAFIAMVLAQDTDYLLLDEPLNNLDMKHSVEMMRLLRRLTDDFGKTVVLVIHDINFASCYSDDIIAMCNGRLIHQGPPADIMRPEILRDIYEIDIRIEEIDGNRIGVYFA, from the coding sequence ATGATCCAGGCAACCGGCGTCACCAAAAAGTACGCCGCCACCACGGTTGTGGACGGGGTGAGCTGCACCATCAAGGATGGCGGAATCACCTCGATCATCGGCCCCAACGGCGCCGGCAAATCCACCTTCCTGTCCATGATCAGCCGGCTGCTGGGGATGGACGCCGGAACGGTTTCCGTGGACGGGCTCGACGTCGTCTCCACCCCGGGCCGGGACCTGGCCCGGAAGATGGCTATCCTGCGCCAGGACAACCAGCTGACTGTCCGCCTGACCGTCCGGGACCTGGTGGGATTCGGGCGCTACCCGCATAACGGCGGGCGGCCCGGACCCGACGATAAAGCGCACATTGACCAGGCCATGGCGTACCTGGACCTGACCGCGCTGGCAGACAAGTTCGTGGACGAGCTTTCCGGCGGACAGCGCCAGCGTGCCTTCATCGCCATGGTGCTGGCCCAGGACACGGACTATCTGCTGCTCGATGAGCCCCTGAACAACCTGGACATGAAGCACTCCGTGGAAATGATGCGGCTGCTGCGCCGGCTCACTGACGATTTCGGCAAGACCGTGGTCCTGGTCATCCACGACATCAACTTTGCCTCCTGCTACTCGGACGACATCATCGCCATGTGCAACGGACGGCTGATCCATCAGGGCCCGCCGGCGGACATCATGCGCCCCGAAATCCTGCGTGACATTTACGAGATCGACATCCGGATTGAAGAGATCGACGGCAACCGGATCGGCGTGTATTTCGCCTAA
- a CDS encoding iron chelate uptake ABC transporter family permease subunit, translated as MPSSPASVLPSALTVRRRRPVRSLSPRFWLILLSVLAAALVTVFMTIELRGNIGYVLPRRAIKVGSMILVAYAVGVSTVLFQTVTANRILTPSIMGFDALYVLIQTLLVFAFGGGVVLAMSGPLRYGMEVALMVGFSFLLYRWLFTGGGKSLHLMLLVGIVLGTLFRGISSLLQLLIDPSEFIILQDLFFASFNNVDGKLLAYSLIAAAAVSIPAWRLRHQLDVLSLGRETSINLGINHKRTVTLVLVICSVLVAVSTALVGPVTFFGLLVASLAYQLCSHFRHAAVVPIAVLLGIIALVGGQLVLERVFAFDTALSIVIEFVGGIVFLILLLKGSVK; from the coding sequence GTGCCTAGCAGTCCCGCCAGCGTCCTTCCCTCCGCCCTTACCGTGCGGCGCCGCCGTCCGGTGCGGAGCCTCTCCCCCCGTTTCTGGCTCATCCTGCTTTCGGTTCTGGCAGCAGCCCTGGTCACTGTATTCATGACCATCGAGCTGCGCGGGAACATCGGTTATGTCCTGCCTCGCCGGGCCATCAAGGTGGGTTCGATGATCCTGGTGGCGTACGCCGTCGGCGTCTCCACCGTGCTGTTCCAGACGGTAACGGCCAACCGGATCCTGACGCCGTCCATCATGGGTTTTGATGCCCTGTACGTGCTCATCCAGACGCTCCTGGTCTTCGCCTTCGGCGGCGGCGTGGTGCTCGCCATGTCCGGCCCGCTGCGCTACGGCATGGAGGTGGCCCTAATGGTGGGCTTCTCCTTCCTGCTGTACCGATGGCTCTTTACCGGCGGCGGCAAATCCCTGCACCTGATGCTGCTGGTCGGCATTGTGCTGGGCACGCTTTTCCGCGGCATTTCTTCCCTGCTGCAGCTGCTGATCGATCCCAGCGAGTTCATCATCCTGCAGGACCTGTTCTTCGCCAGCTTCAACAACGTGGACGGCAAGCTGCTCGCCTACTCGCTGATCGCCGCGGCAGCCGTGAGTATTCCGGCCTGGCGCCTGAGGCACCAGCTCGATGTCCTGTCCCTGGGCCGGGAGACCTCGATCAACCTGGGCATCAACCACAAACGCACCGTGACCCTGGTGCTGGTGATCTGCTCGGTGCTGGTGGCCGTCTCCACCGCACTGGTGGGGCCGGTGACCTTCTTCGGCCTGCTGGTCGCGTCCCTGGCCTATCAGCTCTGTTCACACTTCCGGCATGCCGCCGTTGTTCCAATCGCCGTCCTGCTCGGCATCATCGCCCTGGTGGGCGGCCAGCTCGTGCTCGAACGCGTCTTCGCGTTTGATACCGCACTGAGCATCGTCATTGAATTTGTAGGCGGGATCGTCTTTCTGATCCTGCTCCTGAAAGGCTCCGTCAAATGA
- a CDS encoding glutamate--cysteine ligase: MEIEFAKSAQSTLGVEWELALVDGRTGDLVSVADQVLSGVNANDPAMRADEEHPHIKQELLENTVELVTGVCTTVAEAKADLTRSLEAVRRVTDPMGVELFCSGSHPFSAPRSQPVTDKERYAKLIDRTQWWGQQMLIYGVHVHVGLDSRDKVLPVLDGLVNYFPHFQALSASSPFWSGEDTGYASQRAMMFQQLPTSGLPFQFASWAEYESYVADMLTTGVIDSISEIRWDIRPVPGLGTIEMRVCDGLASLQDIGAVAALTQCLVHEFSSIIDAGGTIPTMPPWHVQENKWRAARYGLEAIVILDAAGNEKLVTEHLLEDVLPRLEPIAEQLGCSNELNDVRTIIERGAGYHRQRRVAAENDGDLRAVVLDGIAQLRGA, from the coding sequence TTGGAAATCGAGTTCGCCAAGTCCGCGCAGTCAACCCTGGGAGTCGAGTGGGAACTCGCCCTGGTGGACGGCCGCACGGGTGACCTGGTCTCCGTGGCAGACCAGGTGCTGTCCGGTGTCAACGCCAACGATCCGGCGATGCGCGCGGATGAGGAGCACCCGCACATCAAGCAGGAGCTGTTGGAGAACACCGTGGAGCTGGTGACCGGGGTGTGCACCACCGTGGCCGAGGCGAAGGCGGATCTGACCCGCTCCCTCGAAGCCGTCCGCCGGGTCACTGACCCCATGGGCGTGGAGCTTTTCTGCTCCGGCTCCCACCCGTTCAGCGCGCCGAGGTCACAGCCGGTGACGGACAAGGAACGGTACGCAAAGCTCATTGACCGCACCCAGTGGTGGGGCCAGCAGATGCTCATTTACGGTGTGCACGTCCACGTGGGACTGGACAGCCGGGACAAGGTCCTCCCCGTCCTGGACGGACTGGTGAACTACTTCCCGCACTTCCAGGCGCTCTCCGCCTCGTCGCCGTTCTGGTCCGGGGAGGACACCGGGTACGCCTCGCAGCGGGCCATGATGTTCCAGCAGCTGCCCACGTCCGGGCTGCCTTTCCAGTTCGCATCCTGGGCGGAGTACGAGTCCTACGTGGCGGACATGCTCACCACCGGCGTGATTGACTCCATCAGCGAAATCCGCTGGGACATCCGGCCGGTTCCGGGGCTGGGCACCATCGAGATGCGGGTCTGCGACGGTCTGGCAAGCCTGCAGGACATCGGCGCGGTGGCAGCGCTGACCCAGTGCCTGGTCCACGAGTTCTCCTCGATCATCGACGCGGGCGGCACCATCCCCACCATGCCGCCGTGGCACGTGCAGGAAAATAAATGGCGGGCTGCCCGCTACGGGCTCGAAGCCATTGTTATTCTCGACGCCGCGGGCAACGAAAAGCTGGTTACCGAGCATCTGCTCGAAGATGTCCTGCCCCGGCTTGAGCCCATTGCGGAGCAGCTGGGCTGCAGCAACGAGCTGAACGACGTCCGCACCATTATTGAACGGGGCGCCGGCTACCACCGCCAGCGCCGTGTCGCCGCGGAGAACGACGGCGACCTGCGCGCCGTCGTCCTGGACGGCATCGCCCAGCTGCGCGGGGCCTGA